Within the Gloeobacter kilaueensis JS1 genome, the region CGATCGCCCGCCAGCAGATCGCCCGGCTCAAGCGCTGGGCTGCCCAGTCGGGAGCCCGCACCGCCTCGATCGACACCGAACTCAGCCAAGAGATCCAGGCGATCGCCGCCCGCCACGGCCTCGACTCCGTCGAGATCGATGATCCTTAAAAAGCGTAACGATGAGGCGCTCCATGTCCCACTTCACCACCGTCCGTCTGCAACTAAAAAACCGGGCCGTCCTGCGGACCACCCTCGAACAGCTCGGCCACACCGTAAGCGAGAACGCCCCGGTGCGCGGCTACCGGGGCAACAGCACCCGCGCCGACCTGGTCGTCCACCGCCAGAACGGCTACGACATCGGCTTTTATCAAAAGGGCGAGGCTCTTGAGATGGTTGCCGACTTCTGGGGTGTGGGGCTCACAGCCGAACAGTTCCTCGCCCCCGTCCAGCAGCGCTATGCCCACAATCTGCTGTTGGCCACCGCCGCCGAGCAGGGCTTTAGCGTCGAGAGCGAAGAAGTGAGCGGTACCGGTGAGTTGCGGGTCGTGCTCGGGAGGTGGGCGTGATGGCCGAGTACCAGCGCATCGAATTTGTCATCGGCAAAGATGGCCGGATCACCGAGCAGGTGAGCGGCGCTGTCGGCTCCCACTGCACCGAGATCACCGCCGCCCTCGAAAATGCCCTGGGCCGGGTAGAAAAGCAGGAGCTGACCAGCGAGTACGACGGAGCCGCCCAGGTGAGCGAATCGTTGCCGCACCGCCTCGACCAGGGGAATGCCTAGCCACGACGCACTCTTGCGCAGCTACATGCAGTCTGTCGGTATCGAGAGCTGGCGGCAGCTGGCCCGGCGGTGCGGCGTATCCGCTCGGGCCGTGCAGCTGGTGCGCCGGGGAGAAGCAGACCAGTTGCGGACGAGGGCGGCCCAGCAACTGGCAGCCGGTCTGGCGGTGGATCTGCCCACGTTTTTAGGTGATTTTGGCAGGCTGGATCTGCCCCGGTCCCCCCGCGACCGCGACGCTCTCTGGGCGGAGTGCCGGCGGCTCCAACAGCAGCTCGACGAACAAAAAGCGCTACTTACCGCCCAGTTTCGCACCCAGACCGCCGGGCAGCTCCTTGCCCTGCTGGTGCAGGCTCCCACCCTGCGCGAGGCCGCCCTCAAAAATCCCGCCCTGAAGGCGGCAAGTTTTGTGCATCTGCTCGCTCCCCTCGAAAGCCTGATGGCCGACTGGGGCTACCGGACCATCGGGGCGGTCTGGCAGCCCGTATCCTTCGACCCCGACCTCCACCAGCCCGACAGCGAGAAGATCGTGCCGGGTGAGGCGGTCTACGTTCGCTTCGTGGGCTACCGGAGCGACGACGGTGCTGTGCTCTGCAAGGCAAAAGTGAGCCGCACGCTGCCGGGAGGGAGTCCATGAGCACCGTCGCCATCGACTTCGGCACCTCCAACACCGTCGTCTGCATCGAAAATCAGGTCAAAAAAACCGCCGAGACCCTCGTCTTTCCCTTCAGCTTGAGCTACCAGGGCGGCCCGGCGCTGGTGCCCTCGCTCATCTACGTCGAAGCCGGAGGTTCGGTTTGCATCGGCAGGGACGCCGCCCAAAAAAGCAACCGCACCCGTTTATTTCAGGGCTTCAAGCGCGAGCTGTCCCAAGAATTTACCCCTTCGCCGCGCTGGATCGACAATGTCGAGTACGGCCCGGAGACGGTGGCAGAACTCTTTCTGCGCGAACTCATCGCCGCTATCGGGCAACAGCAGATCGTCCCCAGCCAGCTCATCGCCAGTGCGCCGGTGGGCGCTTACGAGCGTTACTTGCGCTGGCTTCGCGAAGTGTGCGTCCGCTTCAAGCTGCCGGAGCCGGTGGTGGTCGATGAACCGACGGCGGCGGCTCTGGGCTACGCGATCGATGAACCGGGAGCCCTGGTGCTCGTCATCGATCTGGGGGGCGGCACGCTGGATCTGGCGCTGGTGCGGACGAGCAAGTTGCGCCCAGGGGAGCGCGCCTACCGGGCGGAGGTGCTGGCCAAGTCCGACCGGCCCTGGGGCTGCGGCGGGGTCGATATCGACCAGTGGATCGCTGAAGATTACCTGACCCGCCGGGGATTCAGCCGCGCCCAGGTAGAAACGTCAGCCTGGCAGAATCTGCTCCTGGTGGCCGAAGCGGTCAAAATTCGCCTTTCGACCCACCGCGAGGCCCGCGAGAGCTGGCTCGACGAGGAGAGCTTCGAGACCTTCGAGGTCCACCTCGACCGCGAGCGCTTCGAGGCGATTCTCGAACACAACCTGTTGTTGGAGCGGCTGCGCGAGGCGATCGACGAAGTGCTCGATCAAGCCTACGGCAAGGGCATCGCCAAAAAAGCGATCCAGCACGTGCTGCTGGTAGGCGGCACGAGCTTGATCCCGGCTGTCCAGAAACTCGTCACAGGCTACTTTGGCCGCGAGCGGGTGCATTTTGGCAGGCCCTTCGAGGCCGTCGCCCACGGCGCGCTCAGTCTGGCCCACTACAGCAGCCTCGACGACCTCCTGCGCCACACCTACGCGCTGCGCCACTGGAACCCCTATGCCCGCCACTACGAGTACCTGCCCATCTTTGCCAGCGGCACCTCCTACCCGGCCACTGCCGAGCCGGTCCTCCTGCAGGCCAACGCCAGCGGCCAGCAGGAGGTGAGCCTGGTGGTGGGAGAACTGAGCAGCGAGGCGACCACCGAAGTCTACGAGGATGCCGCCGGGATGCTGCGCACCCGCGCCGGGAGTGCTGACAGCAGTTTTCGGCCCCTGGGCAAACGCAATCAGGTGAACTTCGTTCTCGATCCGCCCGGCACCGCCGGGGTGGACCGCCTCGAAGTACTCTTCACCGTCGATCAGGCCCGCACCCTGCGCGCCACCGTCCGCGACCTTTCGACCGACGCCCTCTTAGTCGATGCCCAGCCGGTGGGCCGATTGAGCTGATGGGCGCAAAGTTTATCCATTGTCGGGGCGGGTGAGAGGCGATTTTGCTGGTTCTGAAACTTCCTCAAGCTTCAGCTCTCTGCTCAAAAAATAGTTCAAGAACGTGCGAATCACCGCGATGAGGGCGAGCTTGCCCAGTTCTTCAAACGTCGGCGCAACGGTAGTAGCCAGAATGTCCGCCCCCAGTTGAAATTCGAGTGCCAGCGCCAGCCAGGTACCAAAGCGCAGCCGGATCTGGTTGAACGGAAAATCCTGTCCCTGCGGGCGGCGGCTGAGTTCGAGGCCGAGCACGAGGGTGCGAAAAAGACCAAACACGATACAGGCGACCGAAGCCGTCTCCAGGCAGAAGCGGGCCACCGCCACCGTTGCTTTGAGAGCGGATTCAAACAGGGCAAAATTCTCCATCGCTCCCCAGATACCGGTCTAGAAGCTCCTGTCGTGTACCAGATTGCCACATCCGCCCCAACCAGGGCGCATTCGGGGCAGTCTGAAGCAGGCAGTCGTTCCAACGGATATCCACCTGGATAGAACAAAATGTCCGGCTGACAGTGTTGAAGGTGCCTGTACTCATCGAAACTGACGACAAGAGAACGTTTTTGGCCCTGAACCCCTTCGTTGGTCCCTGCCAACCGCCGACAGTGTCCGACGTCGGCAGTCTCCCAAAACAGCCAAGTCACTTGTGCCAGCCCTGGAAAGTCCTTTTCCAGGGCTTTTTCTGGCGCTGGTCTAAGCGTTGTAAGCAAAGACAAAGAAGTGTTGCAGAAATGAGCTGAGCGTACAGTCTATGCAGATTAGAGAGCGTAAAGCGCGCACGTACCCTATTCGGGGGATTTATAGGAAAGCCGTGCATATCTCTATCCAAAGACGGATGTGGGACTGAAATAGAGATTTGTACTCTGAGTTGACCAAGTGGCTATTGGTCAAAGGTATGGCATCGATGACAGAAAATACCCATGAGCGGATCATGAGTGCCCTGCGCACGATGGAGCAGGAAGGTCGTCTGCCGATGAATGCCGGTGTGCTCGTCGATGAATTGATGAAATCGACGAATCTGGCCCGCAGCACTGTTTACCGCTACCAGCGGCAATGGCGCAAGTATGCCCGCGCACCGCGCACGACGCTCGACGAAGACCTGGCGACGGCAAATGCCCAGCAGCGCTTTTTGATCAGCATCCGAATGCCTGCAGATCTGCTGCGCTGGCTCAAGTCCAGGGGCGAATCTCAAAATATTGGTTACCAGTCTCTGATCGTCGCTCTGCTGTACTGGACAAAGGACAACCCGCTCCTTAGCAGCCAGGTGGCCGGTTTTGACAGCGAAGACGAGGAGTACGACGAGGACGAGCTAGGCTGAAGCGTCCGGTTACTTTGTAAACGGATCGTGCTCGACCAGTATCTTCTGCAACTTGGCGTCGTCGATGCGCGAGGCTAGTTTTTTACCTTCGTGCAGGTCACGCAGGGTTTTGGTCAGGCTGATAGCGGAGGCGAGACTAAACGAAAGTCCCATCGCCAGGAAGCCCTTGATCCACTGATCGACGGGCAGATAAAAAATTCCTCCCGCCGTCAGCACCAGCGAAAGGAGCATATTGGCCCATGCCTGGGCGAGCCAGGCGGGGCTGTGGATGTTCGCGCCAGCCTGGTACATTTCTTCTGAACGCATCACAGCGAATCTCCTCCAAGGTTGCTCGACTACCGGTATAGCTGTCCTGTAACAGCTCCTGGGCGCAAGTTGTGCCGGTTGCTGAACTGGCCGGAGATTAGGATGGGTGGAAGCGTGCAGGAGGTTTGCTGTGTTT harbors:
- a CDS encoding DUF1257 domain-containing protein, which encodes MSHFTTVRLQLKNRAVLRTTLEQLGHTVSENAPVRGYRGNSTRADLVVHRQNGYDIGFYQKGEALEMVADFWGVGLTAEQFLAPVQQRYAHNLLLATAAEQGFSVESEEVSGTGELRVVLGRWA
- a CDS encoding DUF2997 domain-containing protein, encoding MAEYQRIEFVIGKDGRITEQVSGAVGSHCTEITAALENALGRVEKQELTSEYDGAAQVSESLPHRLDQGNA
- a CDS encoding XRE family transcriptional regulator; the protein is MQSVGIESWRQLARRCGVSARAVQLVRRGEADQLRTRAAQQLAAGLAVDLPTFLGDFGRLDLPRSPRDRDALWAECRRLQQQLDEQKALLTAQFRTQTAGQLLALLVQAPTLREAALKNPALKAASFVHLLAPLESLMADWGYRTIGAVWQPVSFDPDLHQPDSEKIVPGEAVYVRFVGYRSDDGAVLCKAKVSRTLPGGSP
- a CDS encoding Hsp70 family protein — encoded protein: MSTVAIDFGTSNTVVCIENQVKKTAETLVFPFSLSYQGGPALVPSLIYVEAGGSVCIGRDAAQKSNRTRLFQGFKRELSQEFTPSPRWIDNVEYGPETVAELFLRELIAAIGQQQIVPSQLIASAPVGAYERYLRWLREVCVRFKLPEPVVVDEPTAAALGYAIDEPGALVLVIDLGGGTLDLALVRTSKLRPGERAYRAEVLAKSDRPWGCGGVDIDQWIAEDYLTRRGFSRAQVETSAWQNLLLVAEAVKIRLSTHREARESWLDEESFETFEVHLDRERFEAILEHNLLLERLREAIDEVLDQAYGKGIAKKAIQHVLLVGGTSLIPAVQKLVTGYFGRERVHFGRPFEAVAHGALSLAHYSSLDDLLRHTYALRHWNPYARHYEYLPIFASGTSYPATAEPVLLQANASGQQEVSLVVGELSSEATTEVYEDAAGMLRTRAGSADSSFRPLGKRNQVNFVLDPPGTAGVDRLEVLFTVDQARTLRATVRDLSTDALLVDAQPVGRLS
- a CDS encoding DUF1622 domain-containing protein: MENFALFESALKATVAVARFCLETASVACIVFGLFRTLVLGLELSRRPQGQDFPFNQIRLRFGTWLALALEFQLGADILATTVAPTFEELGKLALIAVIRTFLNYFLSRELKLEEVSEPAKSPLTRPDNG
- a CDS encoding YiaA/YiaB family inner membrane protein — protein: MRSEEMYQAGANIHSPAWLAQAWANMLLSLVLTAGGIFYLPVDQWIKGFLAMGLSFSLASAISLTKTLRDLHEGKKLASRIDDAKLQKILVEHDPFTK